TACATGTATATGTTATTAAGTTCTCGTGCTGTTACTTCAAGTAGCTAGTTTGAGAGCTACATGCAAGTTATATGACAATTAATCATATGACTGACCATGTAACTACCCAACTGGTCAAGTAACTACTAATGTAACTAGACTACGTACTCTCGTAACTTTTCATGTAATTACTCAAGTCATTGGGCACTACGTACGTATGTAGCTGGTCATGTAACAGTAAAATTATATACAAGTGTGTTACAATGTAACCCTTTTAACATATTCAGGAAAAATCATTTTGACTTGGACCTTGAAGGGTCCACTTATGTAATGTTTGTTATGAAACCTTATATAATGAAGAATAAATTACAGTTTAGTGTAATTGTACTCtctattctaatttttttcttgttccaTTATTGAAATTAATTCCTTAATTGGAATATGAGTTACACCTCAAAATATGTTTTTAATCAAAATTGAGGTATGAcacaattttggtttattgaGGACAATATGGTTCATATTGAAGTTTTATCTGGGCAGAAGTTATATTGAGGCTCAATTATGCCTTTTGCGGGCTCAATAGCTTCAGAGGGAATGTGAACTCCGAAATTAAGCCTGTTCTAGTTAGAGAAATCCCAAGATGGGTGACTTACTGGAAATTTTCTTGTGAGCTCCCAGAAACAAACCGTGAGGGCTATGCCTAAAACGaacaatatcgtgttacggcggagTATGTCCCCAGATGTGACAATTTGGATTGTAATATCCCATATCGACCAACAGAGAGGGGTGATGTGCCTTATATGTACCTGCCCACCTCCATTTAacacgaggccttttgtgGGCTCAATGACTTCAGAGGGGATGAGAACTCCGAAATTAAGCTTGTTATGGCTAGAGCAATCCCAAGATGGGTGACCTATTGGGAAGTTGCTCGTGAGCTCCTAGAAATAAAACCTTGAGGGCTATAcccaaagcggacaatatcgtgttacggcggagAGGATCCCCGGATGTGACAATTTggattgtaatatcccacatcaGCCAACAGAGAGGGCTGATGtgccttatatgtacatgcccaccTCCATCTAACACGAGGTCTTTTGCGGGCTCAATGACTTCAGAGGGGatgagaactccgaagttaaatTTGCTATGGCTAGAGCAATCCTAGGATGGTGACCTATTGGGAAATTGCTCGTGAGCTCCCAAAACAAAATTGTGAGGGTTATACCCAAAACGaacaatatcgtgttacggcggagcatgtcccgggatgtgacaatttggattgtaatatcccacatcggccaacggagAGGGGTGATGtgccttatatgtacatgctcACATTCATCTAACACGAGGTCTTTTGCGGGCTCAATGACTTCAGAGGGGATGAGAACTCCGAAATTAAGCTTGCTCGGGCTAGAGCAATCCCATGATAGGTGACCTATTAGAAGTTGCTCGTGAGCTCCAAGAAACAAAACCGTGAGAATTATGCCCAAAACGGACAATATCATGTTACGGCGGAACCGGTTATGAGATGTGACAAAAAAGTCTTATTTGGAGGCTGTACGAGTCTATTGGGGAACAATAGGGAGTCATATTTGAGGGCAGTAGGGCATATAGGGGCAATAAGTGGTTTTACTTAGTCAACGATCATCGGAATCCGGTGAAGTCTTGCTGCAAACCGGTCACCAATCATCGGAATCGACAGTCAATAGTCAATGGTCAAGTCTTATCTTAATGTAGGTTCACCGTTCATATGGGTTTTAATTAACTGAGAGGATAATTGTCTTTCTAGGCTAATTGGAATATTTCTAACCTTATTTTGCCAGTTGGAAACAAAAAGTTCTAATGATTAACAGCCCAAAAATTATTAGagataaaaatagaaatttaagAGATGCAAATGAAATACAGAGATTCTAGTCAgtcttgtatttgatagttacAAACTAAACAGACGCCGTCACCGACTTGTGAAAAAGAGTTGAACCCCTAGATGCTGGTGTTTGGTTCCAGAAACATAAATCTTCGTCTTTCTTGCTCCTTCCCGAAGGCCAAAGGTACTCTTCTCTTTTCAATCTTTGTTTTCCTTTGATGAAAACAAGTGCCGTAAATCTGATTCAGTTCAATCTAATGTTGCCTACAGACCGCCCACGCCGTTCATCTCTCTCTATCGTTCTCAGTTGGGTCCACGCTGCTCTGCCCCAAATCTGAATCAGGTAATTCATTTCTTCTCcggttttaacttttaacttTAGTTTCAAACTTAAAAGCTAACTAAACGAAGAATGCTCAAAGTTTAGTTTGTGTTAGGTTTATCTGTGATTCTCCGCGAAGAGAATGCAAGAACAGTTCTTGTGTTTCATTTCTCAATACTGATAATGGTTATAGGATTGGTAGACAAAGTGGTGGAAAATGAATGACTGAGGGAAATCTGGTGGATTTTGATTCGTTGCATTTAGAAATTTTGCTGTATTTCAACTGCATTCAGAGATATGTTCATGTATCCCAGCATATATATGAACGAAGcccacttttgttttcttaatctgttttcttttttcaatgatttttttttgttctatgAATTGTGAAGCTTCCAAACAAGGCGGCTGAATGAAGTATggcttttttttcttgattttatgATTTACTGCTAGATAAATTTTTTAATGTTCTTTTGCTTGTCTTAGACCGACActctaaaatgaaaagatattcataGAAAAATTAGGGCGCTAAAGAGACGGGGAATACAGAAGGGTGAGTAATTGGCCAACTCACTCATGCCAACATGCAATTGTTCCAACGACTAGGTTTGGTTAAAAGATGAGAGGTTTTGAATTACAAATAATGTCATGTTTATTGAAAATAGGATCAAGCAAGGCCGCTGAGAAGAGTAGTATACTGAAGCAACGATTCTTAAGGAGGAGGCAGGAAGCATCTCAATGTAATCCTTTTCCTCCTTAATTCCAATCATCCTTATCTGAGCAAAGAATCTAGTGTGGCCAGTTTTTTGAAGGTGATATGGCAGATTTTTTGGCCGATTATTCTATCCACTCAGATAAAGCGGCATCTAAAGCGACATAAGAATGTGGTTCCACACATGGAATCGGTGGAATTCTTTTCACTGGCTGCCCAATTTCGGTTGAGGTTCCTGAGTGGAAGTTCAAAGCTTAAGACTTCTTTAACACGGCTATAATGCTGAGAAATTGTAATGTTTCTAATATTTATTTAAAGTGTACAAGAGTTGCTTGTGGGCATGTGTCACGCAGTTCTCAAAACCTTAAAAGGAACTGCTGCATAGATGACAGGCATAATGAAGTGTTGCCTCTTCTCTTTCGTAATTCTCAGAGTTCTGGTCAATTTAATCCCAATTATGAGGTATTAGCAGCCCATCTCAAATCCTGTGCTGCCCTCTTAGCAATAAATTCCGGGAGAACACTTCATGGGTATATTGTCAAGCGTGGTGATCTTTCATGCCTCTCTGTCTCTAAAGCACTGCTCAATATGTATGCCAAATGTGGTGCATTGGATGATTGCAAGACACTCTTTGGTCAAATATGTTACCCAGATTCTGTGATTTGGAACATTGTCTTATCTGGGTTTGCTGCATCATGGAAGTTTAATGGTGAGGTAATGAAGGTGTTTCATGAAATGCATGTTGTGGGGGTGGCTAAGCCGACTTCAGttacttttgcaattgttCTTCCTGCGTGTGCTCGCATTGGGCATATAGATATGGGAAAGAGTGTGCATGCATATGCAATAAAGGCTGGATTAGAAACAGATGTTCTTGTGGGAAATGCTCTTATATCTATGTATGCAAAATGTGGGCTAGTCTCTGATGATGCATATACTGTGTTCGAGAACATCACAGGCAAAGATGTTGTTTCGTGGAATGCAATGATTGCAGGGTTTTCTGAGAATAAATTGATGAAGAAGGCATATGAGTTGTTCTGTCAGATGGTCAAAGGAACAGTGGACCTAAACTATGCAACTATTGCAACCATTCTGCCCATTTGTGCTTCTTTAGATAAGAATGCCTACTGGTCGGGTAGACAGATTCATTGTTATGTTCTGCGCCGGGATGAACTAGCAGCAGATGTTTCTGTTTGCAATGCCTTAGtaagtttttatttactttctGGACAAATAGAAAAGGCGGAATCGTTGTTCTACAGGATGGAATCTAGAGATTTGGTTTCATGGAATGCAATTATTGCAGGATATGCATCAAATGGTGAGTGGTTGAAATCATTGGAATTGTTTCACAAATTGATATCTTTAGAGATGATGAGGCCAGACTCTGTAACTATTGTCAGCATTCTTCCCGCTTGTGCACAATTGAAACTCTTGCAAGTGGGCAGAGAGATCCATGGCTATATTCTTCGACGTCCTATGCTATATGAGTCTACAACAGTTGGAAATGCCATGCTTAGTCTCTATGTGAAATGCGATAAAGTTGAAGATGCTGTTAGGACATTTTTAATGATGTCTAGGAGAGATTTGATATCGTGGAATACCATGCTGGTTGCCTTTTCAGGTATTTGCAATTCTACCAAGTTTCTGAACTTATTAAACGGGCTGCTAAAGGGTGGTATGATACCGGACCAAATAACCATCTTAACCATAATTCAGTTTTGTTGTGCGGTATTGAGAGTAGAAAAGGTTAAAGAAACTCATAGCTTTTCAATTAAGGCTGGGTTATTGTTGAATGATATTGAGCCTAATATtggaaatgcgatacttgatGCATACGCCAAATGTGGTAAAATGGACTATGCATACAAGATCTTTCAGAGTTTatcacagaaaaaaaaattagtgacAGGTACTTCAATGATTACAGCTTATATGAATTATGGGTCTCATGATGATGAACAAATGACATGCAACTGCAAGTGTGAAACTGATCTCATCTCTTGGAATCTAATGGTCCGAGCTTATGCTGAAAATGATTGTCCTGCTGAAGCTATGAATCTGTTCTATGAGTTACAAGCTCAAGGAATGAAGCCGGATGCAATGGCCATTATGAGCCTCCTTCCTGTATCTGCTCAAATATCCTCAGTCCACCTGCTGAGGCAGTGTCATGGATATGTTGTGAGAGCTTTTCTTCATGATGTTTACTTAACAGGAGCTCTGTTAGATATGTATGCGAAATGTGGTGCCATATTATGTGCTTATAAGCTGTTTCAGTCCTGTCTGAATAAGGATCTGGTTATGTTTACAGCTATGATTAGTGGGTTTGCCATGCATGGTATGGGAGAAGAAGCAATTGGAGTTTTCTCTCATATGCTCAAGTTGGGCATACAGCCTGATAACGTTACCATTACTGCTGTTTTATCTGCTTGCAGTCATGCTGGCCTTGTGGATGAAGGGCTGAAGATCTTTTGTACTATAGATGAGGTTTATGGGGTCAAACCAACCATGGAACAGTATGCATGTGTGGTGGATCTCCTTGCAAGAGGTGGGCGCATTGATGAtgcattttcttttgtgtCCAAGATGCCCATTGAAGCTAATGCCAACATATGGGGGACATTGCTGGGTGCTTGTAGAACTCATCATATGGTGGAGTTGGGCCGTGTTGTGGCAGATCATCTGTTTAAAATTGAAGTTAATAATATAGGGAACTACATGGTGATGTCAAACTTATATGCATCAGAAGCTAGATGGGATGGTGTCATGGAGGTAAGACAGCTCATGAGGATTAGAGACCTTAAAAAGCCTGCGGGATGCAGTTGGATAGAAGTGGAGAGGAGGACAAACGGTTTTATAGCTGGAGACTTGTCCCATCCACAGAGAAGTATTATTTACAATACGTTGAGTACATTGGACCAACAAATTAAAGAGCCAGTTTAATTAAGACAGGACACTTTGAacgctgtttttttttttttttaattcttacCTCTTGTTTGCTTTGCTGACTGcccttttgatttttgtaaaacaacaaagaaaacaaCCAAATTGTTTCAACATTCATAGGATATTATTTGACTTTTGAAAATTATGCTACAAGACAGCAACTACTTACTGGTCAGTATTGCATGTAATTCTAAATAGCAATTGTAATATTACTGCTCAAAGTCTTCCTATTCCACATACCATATGGAAATTATCATTCAATTCTTTTTTGAAGCTCCCCATACCATACTCTATTCTCTAGTGTACATAAGTTTATTTCATATCGACTGTAATTGTCCCTTTCTTGAGTAGTTAGGTGTTAATATTATTGTTGATATCAGAAGACAAAAGGCTCCAATGACGCCCCACATCTGGGAGGTGCGACTAGCACTGTGGACTCTCTAACTTCTGTCTATGACTTCATTTTCTCGACATTATAGCCTCGAAGCCTGTTTGAGTTAATAGGTTCATCTTCCTGTGGAACATAGAGGATAATTTCTAGGTTGTGCACATAGATGTGTATGTGTGTATGTGGTGTTTGGAATAGTAATTCAAATTTATGATATGTTCCCAAAATTTTTATCAGTTTTatctttcttaattttttttttacttttttcttGGCAgtcaaaatttatatataccgTGGATGCAAaatgttataattttttttgtcgtGATGTTGGGTTGTGTGTTCTTCGTGAGCTTGGTATtggttattttaatattatgtGTATGTATATACTGTGTGTAAATTACATATGATTGACCCATGATTTTATATACAGAGATATTCTAAATTGTGTTCTTATgataaagaaatgaaaaacaaatgctAGGTGCTATATAGtgtattttttgttcttttcctTACGTTCCCAAATAAATATGTTCGCCATGATCAGAGCGCCTAACCCCAATTGACCTTGAGGAGTCTCTAAAATTCGTTAAGTTACATTTGTGAAATGAATATTTGGTGTTGTTATTTTCACATAAAGTTGGGgtcaaaattatttttgaaCAAGTGATTCtctttatatatagtttagttttttactttttatatctTACATCATCTGTTTTCCATATACTTGGACAGGTTGAAACAACAGGGCGAAGAAACCTATTTCTGCTGGATATTTTTAGGAGGTCCTTGTGAAGGTTAGATCACTCATAACTATAGACAATTTTCGTATTCGCTAAACAGTTGGGTTGGAATCAATAGCAGCATGACTGAAAGCACACCTTCCACAAAACCCAAATGGAAGAAAGTGGTTTATGGGGGGATGCAGCGTGGTTTTGATGACAATCATTCAGATGATTCCTTTCTTGAAGAAATGGTCACTAATGCCCATGTTGTTAAAAGAGACTTGCTAAAAGTGATGCAGGATTCAGTGTCCATCTCCCAATATTTGTGCATCGTAGCTCTAACTGGGTTGGTTTGGACCTACACCCTCAGATCAACTCTTGATGAAAATTCACTTTTACTTCTTGACGTCACCCTTCTTGGGTTGGGTTTTCTTATTCTCCTATTAACTCAAGAAATGTTATCCCTCAATCTCCTCTTGCATTACCTCATTAATGTTTCCTTTTTCACTTCTGGCCTGTATCTTTTAGCTCCCATCTATCAAACTCTTACAAGATCCATTACCTCAGACTCCATTTTGGCAGTAACAGTTTCACTCCTTTTGCTCCATCTTTTCTTCCATGACTACTTTGGATCCACCGTAAGAACACTTGGTGCTCTAAACAGTCCGACATTGACAAGTTGCATTTCACTAAATGCCTCTGTTGTGGCCTCAGTTTTTATTGCTTCCCGCCTTCCATCAACTCTGCTAGTTTTTGCAATCATGCATTTCTCTTTGCAAGTTTTCCTTTTCGCTCCATTGGTTACTTACTGTATTAAGAAATATTCCTTCCGTTTGCACATGTGGTTTTCGTTTGGTCTGATGATTGCCACCTTGGCCTTTGTTTATACCTTGcacttgtttctttttttgatgTTCTTGGGTTTGCTGATTATTGTATCAGTTGTCTGTCCATACTGCCTCATTCAAATGCAGGAATACAAATTTGAGATCAATGGTCCATGGGATGAGGCTAAACTCTGTTTCGATATAATAGATTGAGAATTCAAGTACCCTTTAACAGTTTGCTTATATTTTGAAATCTATGTACAATGGTCGTACAAGTTTGATAGTATATGTATGTAATCTTGCCTGTTTGTTGTACCTTATACCACCCAACATATTTACTCACATTTAAATTTGCGCACTTTAATGTTGTtcgctctgttttttttttttccaaagcAAACTACACACAAAAAGTATTAGAAACACAAACAAGGACAGATTTTTGCATTTGAGCTGACAAGGAGACAAGGAGTTCATTTATTGCCACGTGTCAATAAGCCATTTGTAATTCTAACATTCACACATGACTACATTTGAGTATTAATTGTTACTTTAAAATTTAAACTACTATTCATCCTCGCATGTTGCTACAGTCCTACTGTATTTGTTGGAATTTAGCTGCTACTGCACTCGTCGAAATCTAGATGCTTCTGTAGTGTTTAGAATGCTATTAGTCTATTACATTGATACTCATCTAATCCTGCTACTGCACTCGCTAGATATCTAGCTGCTACTACAAATTATCGTAGTTTTTCAATCGTATTTTTGCACACTAAGTTTTGCTGCTACGGCCAACTGTGAACTTGCTATTGCCAACTGCAAGCTGGTAAGTCAATTAAGAACCTGTTACTGCCAGTAAagaatcaaattcatttatcTCCCTGCCTTACCTAGTCTTCACGTCTGATTATCTATTGCACCTTTTCACTCCTATTACACACTCCTCTTCTTTCATACTACTGCACCTACACTCACACTCATCTAGTCATCCAGTTGCAATCACAGTCGTTTGTTACAGTTAATATTGAAGGTTCACATCATTATGTGGTATTATTAGTGCTAGATGAGACTGCATATGattatttcttgttttttcATCCACTCATAATTTTCACGGTCTGCTGTTGAGATTTTAAAGTTCACCATGCTACTGTTACGAAAGGTTTATCATGTTTTGGCACTAAATGAATACTCTGCTACTGCCAACTGGATGATAACTACTGTTGCTCGTggttgttaaaattcaaatttctaaaatttctcaaaatatatttaaactattaCTCAAATGAGAGTCCACAAGACAAGGAATAAATTTATAGTTTGAATCTTCTCCAAATTTTTTATGGTTTGGTTGGAAAACATGAAATTCTCACGAATAACTTAAAAAAGATAAGATAGAAACTTGTTAATTAATGGTGTGGCAGTATGTTAATTTTCTCGAAATTAGTGGTATTTTGGAGCTAAAGATGATGCTCACTTATGCAGATTGTAATAAtcctaaatttcaaaacaatatttggtttaatttaaattcttttaagttgtgaagtttgattaAAAACGAATGTGATAGTTGCGATActttgaaacgaaaaacggaaacgttttcggaacgtttattaagaaaaacgttacgtttccgaacgaaattatcgacttttattccgtcgatcggttgcgaaaacttccttcacgaaggttgtagagctcgtcgatacgagttcgtggatatgtgacgcgttctaatcggacgacgtacgtaaaagttattaacgacggaagttagtttctgattttgggagggggtataaaaggaaatgttttcagctagggttcccataattggaaaccctttcgttcctctctcaccccgcctccctctttctctctctctccccgaaactcACTCACCCTCATCTCAGAGAATCGCCCCCGGCGATCTACCAAGCAGGGCCGCCGTGACGTGCACCGCTCGGACCAACGACATCGCGAGGACCCCTGCAGCCACCCTTCAGCTCGCCAGCTCGagcctcgccgccgtgaggACGCCCGACGTCGCCAAGTTTTTGCAAATCGCCACTACACCACCGAGCTAGAAGCGA
This genomic interval from Argentina anserina chromosome 1, drPotAnse1.1, whole genome shotgun sequence contains the following:
- the LOC126788392 gene encoding putative pentatricopeptide repeat-containing protein At5g08490 — its product is MLRNCNVSNIYLKCTRVACGHVSRSSQNLKRNCCIDDRHNEVLPLLFRNSQSSGQFNPNYEVLAAHLKSCAALLAINSGRTLHGYIVKRGDLSCLSVSKALLNMYAKCGALDDCKTLFGQICYPDSVIWNIVLSGFAASWKFNGEVMKVFHEMHVVGVAKPTSVTFAIVLPACARIGHIDMGKSVHAYAIKAGLETDVLVGNALISMYAKCGLVSDDAYTVFENITGKDVVSWNAMIAGFSENKLMKKAYELFCQMVKGTVDLNYATIATILPICASLDKNAYWSGRQIHCYVLRRDELAADVSVCNALVSFYLLSGQIEKAESLFYRMESRDLVSWNAIIAGYASNGEWLKSLELFHKLISLEMMRPDSVTIVSILPACAQLKLLQVGREIHGYILRRPMLYESTTVGNAMLSLYVKCDKVEDAVRTFLMMSRRDLISWNTMLVAFSGICNSTKFLNLLNGLLKGGMIPDQITILTIIQFCCAVLRVEKVKETHSFSIKAGLLLNDIEPNIGNAILDAYAKCGKMDYAYKIFQSLSQKKKLVTGTSMITAYMNYGSHDDEQMTCNCKCETDLISWNLMVRAYAENDCPAEAMNLFYELQAQGMKPDAMAIMSLLPVSAQISSVHLLRQCHGYVVRAFLHDVYLTGALLDMYAKCGAILCAYKLFQSCLNKDLVMFTAMISGFAMHGMGEEAIGVFSHMLKLGIQPDNVTITAVLSACSHAGLVDEGLKIFCTIDEVYGVKPTMEQYACVVDLLARGGRIDDAFSFVSKMPIEANANIWGTLLGACRTHHMVELGRVVADHLFKIEVNNIGNYMVMSNLYASEARWDGVMEVRQLMRIRDLKKPAGCSWIEVERRTNGFIAGDLSHPQRSIIYNTLSTLDQQIKEPV
- the LOC126788763 gene encoding phosphatidylinositol N-acetylglucosaminyltransferase subunit C-like — its product is MTESTPSTKPKWKKVVYGGMQRGFDDNHSDDSFLEEMVTNAHVVKRDLLKVMQDSVSISQYLCIVALTGLVWTYTLRSTLDENSLLLLDVTLLGLGFLILLLTQEMLSLNLLLHYLINVSFFTSGLYLLAPIYQTLTRSITSDSILAVTVSLLLLHLFFHDYFGSTVRTLGALNSPTLTSCISLNASVVASVFIASRLPSTLLVFAIMHFSLQVFLFAPLVTYCIKKYSFRLHMWFSFGLMIATLAFVYTLHLFLFLMFLGLLIIVSVVCPYCLIQMQEYKFEINGPWDEAKLCFDIID